CCCGCAGATTGGTCGGAAATCCTGATTATGCTTCATCGCGACTCAGGCAAACAACCACCCACATTGCTGGCGCCTGCGTCGTCGTGAAACGCTACTTTGTCATTCTGAGCGAAGGGGCCCTTTTTAATACCTCGCCCGCTTAGTTGCGGGAGAGGTCGCCGACACCGAACGAAGCGAGGGATCGGCGGGTGAGGGTGCAGTCGGCGCGAAGAAAGAATCCGGGATTCTTCGCTTCGCTCTGAATGACACGAGCACACTGATTCTCGACTCGGACGGGTCGCTTCTTTTCCGTCATCTTGAGCGGAGGCTGCCGTAGTCGAAAGATCCCAACCGAGCATCGCGAAGATTCGATCGGCCTGAGTGAATCGAAAAAGATCTTTGTCGGCAAATTATCTTTTGTCATTTCGAGCGAAGCGAAGAATCCCGGATTCTGTTTTCTTACGATTCGCCCTCTCATTTTTCCCTCCTATTTGATGCGGCGCGACGGGGCCGCGCGTTCGGCGCGGGCGAGGCCGCGAGTGACTGCCTCTTCGCCGAATTTTTTGTTGACCACGTCGAGCGCGCGATTCAAACGATCGCGTTTGCGATCGTCGTTGACGGTTGGCGCGGAATCGAACAGCCCCAGTTGAGAATCGTCCGCGCGTTCCAGATGATGCACCTGCACGCCGGCCAGCCGAATCTTGTCACGGTCACGCACGCGGCTCAGCAGATGAATCGCGAGGCGCGTGATTTCAGGACCGTCGTTGGTCGAATGCTCGAGCGAGAAACTGCGCGTGACGAGCGGATAGCGCCCGCCGCCGAGCGGTCGCGCGAGTTTCAGCTTCAGTGTGATAGTTCGCGCGCGCACTTTGTCGGCGCGGAGACGCCGCGCGATCGTATCGCCATGAGCAATCAGCGCGCGGTGGAGTTCATCCGAATCCTGCGCGAGATCGTGTGCGAACGTATTCTCCTCGCCGTAAGATTTGCGCTGCCAATCGGCGATTACGTGGCGCGCATCGTGGCCGGATGCCAGTTCATGCAGATGCAGACCCATCGAACTGAACAGACTTTTGAGCTCGGCCGCATCGCGGCTTGCGAGATCGCCGACCGTCCTGATTCCATGTTCATTCAAGCGCGCGAGCGTGACGCGGCCGACACCCCAGAGCCGCTCGACCGGCAGCGGGCGCAAAAATTCGGTCAAATATTCAGGACCGATCGCTAGCAGGCCGTCGGGCTTCGACATGTCGCTCAGTATTTTCGCAGCCATCTTGGTCGGCGCGACGCCCACCGACACGACCAGCCCGGTTTCCTCGAGCACGCGGCGTTTGAGATCGCGCGCCGCGCCGAGCGCCGGGCCTAACAGTCGTTCGGTGCCGGTCAGATCGATGAAGGCCTCGTCGAGCGAGAGCGGCTCGACCACCGGGCTGAAACTTTCGAAGACGCGCTGCACGACGCGCGAAATCTCGACGTAGCGGTTCATCCGGCCGGGCACAAACACGCCGTCGGGGCAAAGCTTCTGCGCCTGCGCGGTTGGCATCGCCGAGCGCACGCCGAATTTGCGCGCCTCATACGACGCCGACGTGACGACGCCGCGCGCGCTGCGTCCGCCGACGATTACGGGCAGGCCGCGCAACGCGGGATTGTCGAGAATTTCGACCGCGGCGAAGAAGGCGTCCATGTCAGCGTGTGCGATCACGCGGGGCCAATGCGCAGTTGAGGCGGTCGTCGATGTGTTCCCGATGCTCACGATTCAGGTGTCTGAAATGAGTTTAGCGAAGATCGCGTCGGACGCCTGCTCGCCACTGCGGACGCAATCGGGGATGCCGACGCCGCGATACGCCGCGCCAGCGATCGCGAACGCGGGGACGTCGGCGAGCAGAGTTTCAATTTCGGTGACGCGCGCCAGGTGCCCGACTTCGTACTGCGGCATCGAGTTGGGCCAGCGCCGAACTTCGACGATTGTCGGCGTCACGCCGATACCGAGCAACGCGCGGAATTCGTCGCGCACCGCGGCGACGATCTCGTCGTCGGATAAAAGCATCATTTCTTTTTGGAGCACGCCGCCGACGAATGCGCGCGCCAGAACTGCGCCATCGGGGGCGCGTCCTTCGAATTTGAAACTAGAAAAACTGCCGGCGATTATCCTGCGCCGCTCGATTGCCGGAACCACGAAACCGAAGGCCTCGGGCGGCGCCGGAAAATCGCTCTGCATGAAGGCGAGGTTGACCGTCGCCGCCGACGCATAGCTGATTTGCGCGAGCAGTTGCGCCGCGCGCGGCGCAATCGACGACAAAATGCGCGCGGTCGCATACGCAGGCGCCGCGACGATCACCGCGTCAGCCTCGACTGTATCGCCGTTCGCAGTCGCGAGCCGCCAGCGCTCGCCGTCTCGCGACATCGCAACAACTTCGGCAGATTTGCGAATCGAGCTACCGAGCTTGGCGGCCAACGCTTTCGGCAGCGCCGCCATCCCGGTTTTGAAACTCTGGAACAGGCTCCATCGCGCGCCGCTTACATTCCGGTTTTTCGCTGTGCTCGATCGTTCCGCCGCGCGGAGTCCCTTGATCAAGCTGCCGTGACGCCGCTCCATCTCGACGAAGCGCGGCAGCGTCGCCGCGATACTCAGGCGGTTCGGGTCGGCGGTGTAGATTCCGCCGGCGAGCGGTTGCGCGACTCGTTCGAGCACCTCGCGGCCGAGCCGGCGCGTCACGAATGACGCGAGGCTTTCGTCGGCGCCGTCGGTGCGCGCCGGGATAAGCGGTTCGAGCGCGATTCTGAGTTTGCCGAGAATCGAAAACAGCGGACTGAAAAAAACCGGCCCGAGATGAGACGGTGCGAGCATCGAGAATCCCGCCGGAATCGCAACCAGGTGTCCGGCGCGCACGACGAATGTACGGCGATAAATTTCGCGAGTCGGAATCAGTTCGGCGCCAAGGCCAAGGCGTCTGGCGAGATCCGCGGCCCATGGTTTTTCAGACAAGAATGAATCGGCGCCGGTCTCGATTACGAATCCGTCGCGGCGGATCGTCTCGAGCGGTCCGCCGACGCGATCGCCACGCTCGAGCAGCGCGACTTCGAGCGGGATTTCGCGCGTCGCTGCTATTTCCCGAAGCCGATACGCCGCGCTGAGGCCGGTGATTCCTCCGCCGACCACCGCTACGCGCCTGATTTGGGATTTGGAGTTCGTCGTGAACCGCTCCCGCAAATTATTTCGGACGTTCGTCGCGCTCGCGCGCCGATCAATTGGTCACGTGCGCGCTCACAATCGACGCAATCATCTCGATGAACTGCGGATGGTCGCCGACGGTTTGCGCACGTTCCATCGTGACGCCGGCGTCGCGCGCAATTTGCGCCGCCTCGACGTCGAGGTCGTACAGTACCTCAACGTGATCGCAATTAAATCCGATCGGTACTACCACCGCCGCATCGCTGTCGAGATTGTGCAGCACGTCGCCAATGGCCGGCTCGAGCCATCGATCGCGCGGACTGCCACTCCGGCTTTGATACGCGAGGCTCCACGATGCGACGCCAAGTTCATTCGCGACGAGCCGCGCCGATTCAGTAAGCTGCTCGACGTACTTGCTATTTTCGGCCATCGCAACCGGGATGCTGTGCGCGGTGAAAACGAGCCGCGCGCGCGATCTAGCGGCGGCATCCAATCGCGCGTACGCGTCGCGAACGCGCGACGCAGTCGCCGCTATGAACAGCGGATGATTGTGCCACGGCGCGGGATACTCGATCGTCGGCGCAGAACTGCCGAGCGCATCGCGCGCCTCTTCGATCGTCGCCTGGTAGCGCTCCCAACTCGCTTCGCTGCGATGCGCCGCCATGATGAAGCCGAGCACTCGCCGCGCGCCAGCGTCTGCAAGATCTCGCAGCGCATTGCCGATGTACGGCTTCCAGTTGCGCATCCCGACCGAGATCGGCACTTCGATATTTTTCGCGCGGAGTGATTCTCGCACCGCCTCGGCCTGCCGCATCGTCAATTCATTGTAGGGCGATTTTCCGCCGAG
The Candidatus Binatus sp. genome window above contains:
- the hemG gene encoding protoporphyrinogen oxidase, yielding MVGGGITGLSAAYRLREIAATREIPLEVALLERGDRVGGPLETIRRDGFVIETGADSFLSEKPWAADLARRLGLGAELIPTREIYRRTFVVRAGHLVAIPAGFSMLAPSHLGPVFFSPLFSILGKLRIALEPLIPARTDGADESLASFVTRRLGREVLERVAQPLAGGIYTADPNRLSIAATLPRFVEMERRHGSLIKGLRAAERSSTAKNRNVSGARWSLFQSFKTGMAALPKALAAKLGSSIRKSAEVVAMSRDGERWRLATANGDTVEADAVIVAAPAYATARILSSIAPRAAQLLAQISYASAATVNLAFMQSDFPAPPEAFGFVVPAIERRRIIAGSFSSFKFEGRAPDGAVLARAFVGGVLQKEMMLLSDDEIVAAVRDEFRALLGIGVTPTIVEVRRWPNSMPQYEVGHLARVTEIETLLADVPAFAIAGAAYRGVGIPDCVRSGEQASDAIFAKLISDT
- the dinB gene encoding DNA polymerase IV gives rise to the protein MIAHADMDAFFAAVEILDNPALRGLPVIVGGRSARGVVTSASYEARKFGVRSAMPTAQAQKLCPDGVFVPGRMNRYVEISRVVQRVFESFSPVVEPLSLDEAFIDLTGTERLLGPALGAARDLKRRVLEETGLVVSVGVAPTKMAAKILSDMSKPDGLLAIGPEYLTEFLRPLPVERLWGVGRVTLARLNEHGIRTVGDLASRDAAELKSLFSSMGLHLHELASGHDARHVIADWQRKSYGEENTFAHDLAQDSDELHRALIAHGDTIARRLRADKVRARTITLKLKLARPLGGGRYPLVTRSFSLEHSTNDGPEITRLAIHLLSRVRDRDKIRLAGVQVHHLERADDSQLGLFDSAPTVNDDRKRDRLNRALDVVNKKFGEEAVTRGLARAERAAPSRRIK
- the hemH gene encoding ferrochelatase: MSPKCDAVLIAGFGGPTRADEVRPFLDNVLRGRPMPRERYEEVVHHYEVLGGKSPYNELTMRQAEAVRESLRAKNIEVPISVGMRNWKPYIGNALRDLADAGARRVLGFIMAAHRSEASWERYQATIEEARDALGSSAPTIEYPAPWHNHPLFIAATASRVRDAYARLDAAARSRARLVFTAHSIPVAMAENSKYVEQLTESARLVANELGVASWSLAYQSRSGSPRDRWLEPAIGDVLHNLDSDAAVVVPIGFNCDHVEVLYDLDVEAAQIARDAGVTMERAQTVGDHPQFIEMIASIVSAHVTN